The DNA segment TTTAGGTAAGTAGGAGCCCAGTCGATAATACCGTAACGTACGAAGTATACGAATACGTTAGCAACTGCGATAGCCCATAAGTATTTGTTATTAATAATGTATTTAAAGAAAATATCTTTTGCAGATAAAGTGTGAGCAGATTCAACTTTTTCTACGATTTTTTCTCCTCTCCATTCATCAACTGGCGGTAAACCTTCAGACTCTGGAGTATCTTTCATTAAGTAGAACATAATAATTGCTAAGATAATAGCGATTATTGCTGGTAAGTAGAATAGTGATTGCCATGCACCAAAAAGAGAAAGTCCTAATAATGCAAGAGGCCCGATTAATCCACCACCAAGGTTGTGAGAAACGTTCCACCAGCTCCACCAAGCTCCACGTTCTGAAGTAGAGAACCAGTTAGTCATAGTTTTTGCTCCAGGAGGATATCCCATACCTTGGAACCAACCATTAAGTGCTGAAAGAACAATCATAAATGTTAATGAAGAAAGCACTGCAGGTACTAGGCCAAAAATTAAGCTAACAGCAGCAGAAGCAACTAATCCAATAGTAATAAAGTACTTAGGATTACTTCTGTCTGAAACGTTACCCATAATAAATTTACTGAAACCATAAGCAAGAGATAGGGCAAGTGAAACTTTACCTAAATCAGCTTTAGTGTAACCGTATTGATCAATTAAATAAGGGATAGCAAGCGAGAAGTTTTTTCTAATTAGATAGTACGCAGCGTATCCAATGAATACTCCTGAGAATACTTGCCATCGAAGTCTTTTATACTCAGCATCAGTACGAGAACTGTCGATTCTCGGTTTTGGTGCTGAAGCTTTTAAAAATGAAAACATATAAATTTCTCCTTCACTTCAATAA comes from the Gemella morbillorum genome and includes:
- the pgtP gene encoding phosphoglycerate transporter protein PgtP, whose translation is MFSFLKASAPKPRIDSSRTDAEYKRLRWQVFSGVFIGYAAYYLIRKNFSLAIPYLIDQYGYTKADLGKVSLALSLAYGFSKFIMGNVSDRSNPKYFITIGLVASAAVSLIFGLVPAVLSSLTFMIVLSALNGWFQGMGYPPGAKTMTNWFSTSERGAWWSWWNVSHNLGGGLIGPLALLGLSLFGAWQSLFYLPAIIAIILAIIMFYLMKDTPESEGLPPVDEWRGEKIVEKVESAHTLSAKDIFFKYIINNKYLWAIAVANVFVYFVRYGIIDWAPTYLKEVKHFSVDKQSWAYFLYEYAGIFGMLASGYLSDKVFKGHRAPPMLLFLTGVLIAVFVYWKNPPGNPLVDNICLVAIGFLIYGPVMMIGLQAADLVPRVATGTATGLTGLFGYLLGSASAGYVMGKLVDVLGWDGGFYALIASCVLAFVFIALTLFKKTSKQLED